The Falsibacillus pallidus genome has a segment encoding these proteins:
- the pyrR gene encoding bifunctional pyr operon transcriptional regulator/uracil phosphoribosyltransferase PyrR, with translation MTQKALVLDQQAIRRALTRVAHEIIERNKGVHECVLVGIKTRGIFLAERLAKRIEEIEGEKLAVGELDITLYRDDLTTKTESQEPEVKGTDIPVNISEKKVILVDDVLYTGRTVRAALDAIMDLGRPSQIQLAVLVDRGHRELPIRADYVGKNIPTSSSEKIVVELLESDDSDQVTIYEK, from the coding sequence TTGACTCAAAAGGCGCTAGTATTAGACCAGCAGGCCATCAGAAGAGCGCTGACGAGGGTGGCACATGAAATTATTGAACGGAATAAAGGTGTTCATGAATGTGTACTTGTCGGCATTAAGACAAGGGGGATTTTCCTGGCTGAACGATTGGCCAAAAGGATAGAAGAAATCGAGGGCGAAAAATTGGCTGTCGGTGAACTGGATATCACTCTTTATAGAGATGATCTAACCACTAAAACAGAGAGTCAGGAACCCGAAGTAAAAGGGACGGATATCCCGGTTAACATCAGCGAGAAAAAAGTCATTCTCGTCGACGATGTCCTTTATACGGGGAGAACGGTGAGGGCAGCATTGGATGCCATCATGGATCTTGGAAGGCCGTCGCAGATTCAACTGGCTGTCCTTGTAGACAGAGGACACAGGGAACTGCCGATCCGGGCTGATTATGTAGGAAAAAACATCCCCACGTCAAGCTCTGAAAAAATCGTGGTAGAACTGCTTGAATCAGATGATTCTGATCAAGTGACCATATACGAAAAATAA
- a CDS encoding YggS family pyridoxal phosphate-dependent enzyme: MKVAENLELIEKNIEEACRKSGRNRDEITIVAVTKQVSAERAKEAMKSGLLHLGENRDEGLNEKWEVLGDEPIWHFIGSLQTRKVKNIIEKVDYIHSLDRSSLAKEIDKRAGKPINCFVQVNTSGEESKHGLAPEETLDFIKQLDKFKNINIIGLMTMAPNSTGEKVIRKCFSDLKGLQLKVKELDLEYAPCTELSMGMSNDYGIAIEEGATYIRIGTSLVGAAENELEV, from the coding sequence ATGAAAGTAGCAGAAAATCTAGAGCTAATCGAAAAAAACATTGAAGAAGCGTGCAGGAAATCAGGAAGGAACCGAGATGAGATCACGATTGTGGCAGTGACAAAGCAGGTTTCTGCTGAACGTGCAAAAGAAGCCATGAAATCCGGACTCTTACATCTTGGTGAGAACAGGGATGAAGGCTTAAATGAAAAATGGGAAGTTCTTGGAGATGAACCCATCTGGCACTTCATCGGTTCATTGCAAACGAGGAAAGTGAAAAACATCATAGAAAAAGTTGATTACATACATTCCCTTGATAGGAGTTCACTTGCAAAGGAAATCGATAAACGAGCAGGCAAGCCGATTAATTGCTTTGTTCAAGTGAATACTTCAGGCGAGGAATCAAAGCATGGGCTTGCACCCGAAGAGACACTTGATTTTATCAAACAATTGGACAAGTTTAAAAATATCAATATAATTGGTTTAATGACAATGGCTCCAAACTCAACCGGTGAAAAGGTAATTAGAAAATGCTTCTCTGATCTAAAGGGACTTCAATTGAAAGTAAAAGAGCTGGATCTTGAATATGCCCCATGTACAGAATTATCGATGGGGATGTCCAATGATTATGGGATTGCCATAGAAGAAGGGGCAACATATATCCGCATCGGAACATCATTGGTCGGTGCCGCTGAAAATGAACTGGAGGTGTAG
- a CDS encoding RNA-binding protein, with protein sequence MTDIYQHFRSEEKDFVDSVIQWRQYTETTYAPKLTDFLDPRQQWIVQSIIGKEGEIKCSFFGGYEQAERKRALIYPSYYAPSEEDFLITVAEINYPHKFVSIDHRKILGSLMSIGLKREKFGDIIVSGERVQFLSVKEMDDFVRMEFTHVGKTPVAVEEKPIDDLLHNPENWKESSTTVSSLRLDAVLGAIMNISRQKSQLLIQSGHVKVNWKISEQTSFLCEEGDMISARGFGRAKIVSIEGKTKKEKWRIVVGVLK encoded by the coding sequence ATGACAGATATTTACCAGCATTTTCGATCAGAAGAAAAAGACTTCGTGGACAGCGTCATTCAATGGCGTCAATATACAGAAACAACTTATGCCCCTAAACTGACAGATTTCCTTGATCCGAGACAGCAATGGATCGTACAATCAATCATTGGAAAAGAAGGAGAGATCAAATGCTCCTTTTTTGGCGGATACGAACAAGCAGAAAGAAAAAGAGCGCTGATCTATCCATCCTATTATGCACCAAGTGAAGAAGATTTTTTAATCACGGTGGCCGAAATCAATTATCCTCATAAATTTGTCTCAATCGATCATCGAAAAATTTTAGGGAGCTTGATGTCTATTGGACTCAAAAGGGAAAAGTTCGGGGATATCATTGTTTCCGGAGAGAGGGTCCAATTTTTATCAGTGAAAGAGATGGATGATTTTGTAAGGATGGAGTTTACTCATGTAGGGAAAACACCGGTAGCTGTTGAAGAAAAGCCCATCGACGATCTGCTCCATAATCCTGAAAATTGGAAAGAAAGTTCTACCACTGTAAGTTCTTTAAGACTTGATGCAGTCCTTGGGGCAATCATGAATATATCAAGACAAAAATCCCAGCTATTGATTCAGTCGGGGCATGTAAAGGTCAACTGGAAGATTTCCGAGCAGACATCATTTCTCTGTGAGGAAGGCGATATGATTTCAGCAAGGGGATTTGGCCGTGCAAAAATTGTGTCGATTGAAGGAAAGACAAAGAAAGAAAAATGGCGGATAGTCGTAGGAGTTTTGAAATAA
- a CDS encoding aspartate carbamoyltransferase catalytic subunit, producing the protein MKNRHLCSMEDLSTVDIMEILHQAQQFSRGENWEPERKAFAANLFFEASTRTKCSFEMAERKLGLDVIPFDADQSSIQKGETLYDTAKTLEAIGVDCLVIRHGKDHFYEELLENVHIPIINGGDGCRQHPTQCLLDLYTIWQEFGKFEGIKVTIAGDIRHSRVARSNAAALKKLGAEVTFSGPKEWFEEDYFKAGRLVEIDEAVKETDVMMLLRIQHERHGSPASTDAARYHKEFGLTIDREKKMKEESIILHPAPVNRGVEIDTSLVECERSRIFKQMENGVYIRMAVLKRALEETKRRSGEYV; encoded by the coding sequence ATGAAGAACCGTCACTTATGTTCGATGGAGGACCTTAGTACAGTGGATATAATGGAAATTCTTCACCAGGCGCAACAATTCTCAAGGGGAGAAAATTGGGAACCTGAGAGAAAGGCATTTGCTGCCAATCTCTTTTTTGAAGCAAGTACACGAACGAAATGCAGCTTTGAAATGGCGGAGAGGAAGCTTGGCCTGGATGTGATTCCTTTCGATGCGGATCAATCAAGCATCCAAAAAGGAGAAACGCTTTACGATACAGCGAAAACATTGGAAGCCATCGGTGTTGACTGCCTTGTCATCCGCCACGGAAAAGATCACTTTTATGAAGAACTGTTAGAAAATGTACATATCCCAATCATTAATGGCGGGGATGGATGCCGACAGCACCCTACACAGTGTTTGTTGGATCTATACACGATTTGGCAGGAATTTGGGAAGTTTGAAGGAATCAAAGTCACCATTGCAGGAGATATCCGCCATAGCCGTGTAGCAAGATCAAATGCTGCAGCTCTAAAAAAATTGGGGGCTGAAGTCACATTCTCTGGACCGAAGGAATGGTTTGAAGAAGATTATTTCAAAGCCGGAAGATTGGTTGAAATCGATGAAGCTGTGAAAGAAACGGATGTGATGATGCTTCTGCGCATCCAGCATGAACGACATGGATCGCCTGCAAGTACAGATGCCGCCAGATATCACAAAGAATTCGGACTTACGATCGACCGCGAGAAAAAAATGAAAGAAGAAAGTATCATCCTTCATCCAGCACCGGTTAATCGAGGGGTGGAAATCGATACTTCACTTGTTGAATGCGAACGGTCGAGAATCTTTAAACAGATGGAAAATGGCGTCTATATCCGGATGGCTGTATTGAAGAGGGCTTTGGAAGAAACCAAACGAAGGAGTGGGGAATATGTCTGA
- the ileS gene encoding isoleucine--tRNA ligase has translation MEYKDTLLMPKTEFPMRGNLPKREPDLQEKWNEMDIYKKVQERTQGRPLFVLHDGPPYANGDIHMGHALNKVLKDFIVRYKSMSGYCAPYVPGWDTHGLPIEQALTNKGVKRKEMSVAEFRELCAKYAYEQVDSQREQFKRLGVRGDWENPYITLKPEYEAQQIKVFGEMAKKGYIYKGLKPVYWSPSSESALAEAEIEYQDKRSPSIYVGFDVRDGKGVLESGTKIIIWTTTPWTIPANLGIAVHKDLDYAVVNEGGSKYVVAKDLLEEVAEVLEWESPQVEKTVKGSELERATAKHPLYDRESLVILGEHVTTDSGTGCVHTAPGHGEDDFQVGKQYGLDVLCPVDDKGYMTSEAPGFEGLFYDEANKPITEKLEESGALLKLKFITHSYPHDWRTKKPVIFRATAQWFASIDKFRDELLEAVKETKWVPAWGETRLFNMVRDRGDWCISRQRAWGVPIPVFYAENGEAIITDETIAHVSNLFREHGSNIWFEREAKELLPENFTHEGSPNGRFTKEHDIMDVWFDSGSSHQAVLEERSDLQRPADLYLEGSDQYRGWFNSSLTTGVAVTGKAPYKGVLSHGFALDGDGRKMSKSLGNVVVPAKVMNQLGADILRLWVASVDYQADVRVSDPILKQVAEVYRKIRNTFRFLLGNLADFDPAANSVEYDKLREVDQYMLVKLNNLVKNVRQGYERYDFAGIYHAVNNFCTLDLSSFYLDFAKDVLYIEAEDQFERRAIQTVLYEALVAMAKLLSPILSHTADEVWPYIPGVEEESVQLTDMPDVKEIPNAEELENKWDQFLKLRDDVLKALEEARNAKIIGKSLTANVLLYVNDNTKALLDSISENLKQLFIVSGFEVAGSVDEAPEDALKLEHASIVVEKAEGETCERCWTVTTEVGKSEDHPTLCPRCAEVVKENYSHLG, from the coding sequence ATGGAATACAAAGATACGCTGCTTATGCCAAAAACTGAATTTCCTATGAGAGGAAACCTTCCAAAAAGAGAACCAGATCTTCAGGAAAAATGGAACGAGATGGATATTTATAAAAAAGTTCAGGAACGAACTCAAGGCCGTCCTCTATTTGTCCTTCATGATGGACCACCATATGCTAATGGCGATATCCATATGGGCCATGCATTAAATAAAGTATTAAAAGACTTCATTGTCCGCTATAAATCGATGAGCGGCTATTGTGCTCCATACGTACCAGGCTGGGATACACACGGCCTTCCGATCGAGCAGGCATTAACGAACAAAGGCGTCAAACGAAAAGAAATGAGCGTTGCCGAATTCAGAGAGCTGTGTGCAAAATATGCATACGAGCAAGTCGACAGTCAGCGTGAGCAGTTCAAACGTCTTGGAGTAAGAGGGGATTGGGAAAATCCTTATATCACTCTTAAACCTGAATATGAGGCGCAGCAAATCAAAGTATTCGGGGAAATGGCTAAAAAAGGATACATCTATAAGGGTCTCAAGCCTGTTTACTGGTCCCCGTCAAGCGAATCTGCTTTAGCTGAAGCTGAGATTGAATATCAGGATAAGCGTTCCCCATCTATTTATGTGGGATTTGACGTGAGAGATGGGAAAGGTGTCCTTGAATCCGGTACAAAGATCATCATCTGGACCACTACACCTTGGACAATTCCTGCCAACCTCGGAATTGCCGTTCATAAAGATTTGGACTACGCAGTGGTCAATGAAGGTGGAAGCAAATATGTAGTAGCTAAAGATCTTCTTGAAGAAGTAGCAGAAGTGCTGGAATGGGAGTCTCCACAAGTTGAAAAGACCGTGAAGGGATCGGAACTTGAAAGAGCAACTGCCAAACATCCTTTATATGACCGCGAGTCACTTGTCATCCTAGGCGAACACGTTACAACCGATTCTGGTACGGGCTGTGTCCATACCGCTCCAGGACACGGTGAAGATGACTTCCAGGTCGGAAAGCAGTACGGACTGGATGTTCTTTGTCCAGTTGATGATAAAGGTTATATGACTTCAGAAGCACCAGGCTTTGAAGGGTTGTTTTATGATGAAGCCAATAAGCCGATCACAGAAAAACTTGAAGAATCAGGGGCTTTATTGAAGCTGAAATTTATCACCCATTCCTATCCGCATGACTGGAGAACAAAAAAACCTGTAATTTTCCGTGCTACAGCACAATGGTTCGCTTCCATCGATAAGTTCCGTGATGAACTTTTGGAAGCTGTCAAAGAAACGAAATGGGTTCCTGCTTGGGGAGAAACAAGATTATTCAATATGGTGCGCGATCGTGGGGATTGGTGTATTTCCCGCCAGCGTGCATGGGGCGTCCCAATTCCGGTATTTTATGCTGAAAACGGGGAAGCCATCATTACTGATGAAACGATTGCGCATGTGTCGAATCTCTTCCGTGAACATGGATCAAATATTTGGTTCGAGCGGGAAGCTAAAGAATTGCTTCCTGAAAACTTTACACATGAAGGCAGCCCTAACGGCAGATTCACTAAAGAACACGATATCATGGATGTTTGGTTCGATTCCGGATCCTCCCATCAGGCAGTACTGGAAGAGCGCAGCGATCTTCAGCGCCCTGCAGACTTATATCTTGAAGGATCTGACCAATACAGAGGCTGGTTTAACTCATCCTTGACGACAGGTGTTGCAGTAACCGGAAAAGCACCGTATAAAGGAGTCTTGAGCCATGGTTTTGCACTTGATGGCGACGGAAGAAAAATGAGTAAGTCTTTAGGGAACGTTGTCGTTCCTGCGAAAGTAATGAATCAGCTCGGTGCGGATATTCTTCGTTTATGGGTGGCATCAGTTGATTACCAAGCAGATGTAAGAGTTTCAGATCCAATTCTGAAGCAGGTGGCAGAAGTTTACCGCAAGATCCGCAATACGTTCAGATTCTTGCTAGGAAACCTTGCTGATTTTGACCCTGCAGCCAATTCTGTTGAGTATGACAAGCTTCGCGAAGTCGATCAATATATGCTTGTTAAGCTGAATAATTTGGTGAAGAACGTTCGACAAGGATATGAGCGCTATGATTTTGCCGGCATCTATCATGCTGTCAATAATTTCTGTACGCTTGATCTAAGTTCTTTCTATCTTGATTTTGCAAAAGATGTCCTTTATATCGAGGCTGAAGATCAATTCGAGAGAAGAGCGATCCAGACAGTCCTTTACGAAGCATTGGTAGCAATGGCCAAATTGCTTTCACCGATCCTTTCCCACACTGCGGATGAGGTATGGCCATACATTCCTGGCGTAGAGGAAGAGAGTGTTCAGCTTACAGATATGCCTGATGTCAAGGAAATCCCGAATGCCGAAGAGCTTGAAAACAAATGGGATCAGTTCCTGAAGCTTCGCGATGACGTTTTAAAGGCACTCGAAGAAGCAAGAAATGCAAAGATCATCGGTAAATCGTTGACAGCAAATGTATTGTTATATGTTAATGACAATACAAAAGCACTTCTAGACAGCATTTCAGAAAACCTCAAACAGTTGTTCATCGTTTCAGGTTTCGAAGTGGCCGGATCCGTTGATGAAGCACCTGAAGATGCATTAAAGCTTGAACACGCATCCATTGTGGTGGAGAAGGCTGAAGGGGAAACATGCGAAAGATGCTGGACAGTCACTACTGAAGTAGGGAAGTCAGAAGACCATCCAACCCTATGCCCGCGCTGTGCAGAAGTAGTAAAAGAAAACTATTCACACCTTGGATAA
- the lspA gene encoding signal peptidase II, with protein sequence MYYIVALFVLLLDQLTKWLIVKNMEFGDEIEIIKNFFYITSHRNRGAAWGILQGQMWFFYLITVVVIGGIIFYMQKHAKGKPLLGISLGMLLGGAIGNFIDRVFRKEVVDFIHTYIFSYNFPIFNIADASLTIGVILLMIYMLKEERETKEKTYGESGTHHTRK encoded by the coding sequence GTGTATTATATTGTTGCACTATTTGTCCTTTTATTAGATCAATTGACAAAATGGCTCATTGTCAAAAATATGGAGTTTGGCGATGAAATCGAAATCATAAAGAACTTCTTTTACATTACCAGTCATCGAAACAGAGGCGCTGCGTGGGGAATCCTTCAGGGGCAGATGTGGTTTTTCTACCTGATTACAGTTGTCGTCATCGGCGGAATCATTTTTTATATGCAAAAACATGCAAAAGGCAAGCCTTTATTGGGCATCAGCCTCGGAATGCTTCTTGGCGGGGCAATAGGCAATTTTATCGATCGGGTTTTCCGCAAAGAAGTGGTTGATTTTATTCATACATACATCTTCAGCTACAATTTCCCTATTTTCAATATTGCGGATGCATCGTTGACAATCGGTGTCATCTTATTGATGATTTATATGCTGAAAGAAGAGAGAGAAACGAAGGAGAAAACTTATGGAGAAAGTGGAACACATCATACAAGAAAATGA
- the pgeF gene encoding peptidoglycan editing factor PgeF, translated as MGEPFDRKFTEYFALSEWVSRFPDLAAGFTSKEGGFSKGSFESLNMGFHVGDELDKVVSNRILLAERLGTPIDDWVAAEQTHGNRIVKASLNDRGKGAKEYASGFKDTDGFYTNEPGILLTLAFADCVPLFFIAPEKGYIGVAHAGWKGTAKGIAAEMVKAWMEEGVSPEEIHAAIGPSICRNCYVVDDRVINEMEIWLDETVEKPYNEISQGQYSIDLKEMNKLILRKSGIPANHIEMTQFCTSCDSEYYFSHRRDEGKTGRMLSFIGWKGE; from the coding sequence ATGGGTGAACCATTTGATCGAAAGTTTACAGAGTACTTCGCGCTGTCGGAATGGGTCAGCCGTTTTCCTGATCTGGCTGCAGGTTTCACATCAAAAGAAGGCGGTTTTAGTAAAGGATCCTTCGAAAGCTTGAATATGGGTTTCCATGTGGGGGATGAATTGGATAAAGTGGTATCTAACCGAATTCTGCTGGCTGAACGCCTCGGGACTCCAATCGATGATTGGGTTGCTGCAGAACAGACTCACGGAAATCGAATTGTGAAGGCCTCATTGAATGACCGCGGAAAAGGTGCAAAGGAATATGCTTCAGGCTTCAAAGATACAGACGGATTCTATACAAATGAACCGGGGATTCTTTTGACATTAGCGTTTGCCGACTGTGTTCCTTTATTTTTCATCGCCCCTGAAAAAGGATATATCGGTGTTGCCCATGCAGGATGGAAAGGGACAGCAAAAGGGATTGCTGCTGAAATGGTAAAAGCGTGGATGGAAGAAGGTGTCTCGCCGGAGGAAATCCATGCGGCAATCGGTCCATCCATCTGCAGGAATTGCTATGTCGTTGATGACCGTGTTATAAATGAAATGGAAATATGGCTGGATGAAACGGTTGAAAAACCATATAATGAAATCAGTCAAGGGCAATATTCAATTGACCTTAAAGAAATGAACAAATTGATATTGAGAAAATCAGGCATTCCGGCCAACCATATCGAAATGACGCAATTCTGTACGAGCTGTGATTCCGAATACTACTTTTCGCATAGAAGAGATGAAGGGAAAACAGGCAGGATGCTCAGCTTCATTGGCTGGAAAGGAGAATGA
- a CDS encoding cell division protein SepF translates to MGLKSKFKTFFLLDDEYDDMEEEIMEEEAEPAKQPMVKAQQGNVKQNIVSLQSVQKSSKVILVEPRVYAEAQEIADHLKNRRAVVVNLQRIQHDQAKRIVDFLSGTVYAIGGDIQRIGSNIFLCTPDNVEVSGNISELFTEADIDDTRWS, encoded by the coding sequence ATGGGACTAAAATCAAAATTTAAAACATTTTTTCTTTTAGATGATGAATATGATGATATGGAAGAAGAAATCATGGAAGAAGAGGCTGAACCGGCTAAACAGCCGATGGTGAAGGCGCAGCAAGGAAATGTAAAACAAAATATTGTCAGTCTGCAAAGTGTTCAAAAATCATCCAAGGTAATATTGGTTGAGCCAAGGGTGTATGCAGAAGCTCAGGAAATTGCAGACCATTTGAAAAATAGGCGGGCTGTTGTGGTCAACCTGCAAAGGATCCAGCATGACCAGGCTAAAAGGATCGTAGACTTTTTGAGTGGGACTGTATATGCCATCGGCGGGGATATCCAAAGGATAGGATCCAATATTTTTCTGTGCACTCCTGACAACGTAGAGGTTTCCGGAAACATTTCCGAACTGTTCACTGAGGCTGATATAGATGATACGAGGTGGTCCTAG
- a CDS encoding RluA family pseudouridine synthase yields MEKVEHIIQENEQNERIDKVVSLINPEWSRTQVKQWVKDGALTVNGKVIKPNYKCSLNDQIEISIPEPEALDVLPEDMNLDIYYEDHDVVVVNKPRGMVVHPAPGHLTGTLVNGLMHHCNDLSGINGVLRPGIVHRIDKDTSGLLMVAKNDYAHEKLVQQLVDKSVTRKYYAIVHGIIPHDYGTIDAPIGRDSHDRQSMTVVDKGKNAVTHFRVLERFDQFSFVECELETGRTHQIRVHMKYIGFPLAGDPKYGPRKTLKIDGQALHAAILGFVHPKTEEYMEFEAPMPKDFQQILDELRQGS; encoded by the coding sequence ATGGAGAAAGTGGAACACATCATACAAGAAAATGAACAGAACGAACGCATCGATAAAGTTGTGTCCTTAATCAATCCGGAATGGTCCAGAACCCAAGTAAAACAATGGGTTAAAGACGGGGCCCTTACTGTGAATGGCAAAGTGATAAAACCAAATTATAAATGTAGTCTGAACGACCAAATCGAAATATCCATTCCGGAACCGGAAGCACTGGATGTGCTGCCGGAAGACATGAATCTGGACATCTATTATGAAGATCACGATGTCGTTGTCGTAAATAAACCAAGAGGTATGGTTGTCCATCCCGCTCCCGGTCATTTAACCGGTACATTGGTCAATGGTCTTATGCATCATTGCAATGATCTATCCGGAATCAATGGCGTCCTTCGCCCGGGAATCGTCCATCGAATCGATAAAGATACGTCAGGTCTATTGATGGTAGCGAAGAACGATTATGCGCATGAAAAGCTGGTTCAGCAGCTGGTAGATAAATCAGTGACAAGAAAGTATTACGCAATTGTCCATGGCATCATTCCGCACGACTATGGAACGATAGATGCGCCGATCGGAAGGGATTCCCATGACAGGCAAAGCATGACTGTCGTTGATAAGGGGAAGAACGCTGTTACCCATTTCCGTGTTTTGGAACGCTTCGACCAATTTTCTTTTGTGGAATGTGAATTGGAGACAGGACGGACCCATCAAATCCGCGTCCATATGAAGTATATTGGATTCCCGCTTGCAGGAGATCCAAAATATGGACCTCGCAAGACATTAAAGATTGATGGACAGGCTCTTCATGCAGCCATTCTTGGATTCGTCCACCCAAAAACAGAAGAATATATGGAATTTGAAGCTCCTATGCCAAAAGATTTTCAGCAGATTTTAGACGAATTGCGACAAGGTAGTTGA
- a CDS encoding DivIVA domain-containing protein translates to MPLTPLDIHNKEFSKGFRGYDEDEVNEFLDQIIKDYELLIREKKELEEKLNSMHERLSHFTNIEETLNKSIIVAQEAAEEVRRHAQKESKLIIKEAEKNADRIVNESLSKARKIAIEIEDLKKQSKVFRTRFKMLIEAQLDMLKNDDWDKLMEFEVDASELKVLQEDTLT, encoded by the coding sequence ATGCCTTTAACACCGTTGGATATACATAACAAGGAATTCAGCAAGGGATTTAGAGGGTATGATGAAGATGAAGTGAATGAGTTCCTGGATCAAATCATTAAGGATTATGAACTTCTCATTCGCGAGAAAAAGGAATTGGAAGAAAAATTAAATTCCATGCATGAACGATTAAGCCATTTTACGAATATCGAAGAGACATTGAACAAGTCCATTATTGTTGCCCAAGAAGCGGCAGAAGAAGTAAGAAGGCATGCCCAGAAGGAATCCAAGCTGATCATAAAAGAAGCAGAGAAAAATGCCGATAGGATCGTCAACGAATCATTATCAAAAGCAAGGAAAATTGCTATTGAAATTGAAGACTTGAAAAAACAGTCCAAGGTATTCCGCACGCGCTTCAAGATGCTAATCGAAGCACAATTGGACATGCTGAAAAATGATGACTGGGACAAATTGATGGAATTTGAAGTCGATGCATCAGAATTGAAGGTCCTTCAAGAAGACACGTTGACTTGA
- a CDS encoding solute carrier family 23 protein, with the protein MSKPILDINEKPTPMQWITLSLQHLFAMFGATILVPYLVGLSPAIALISSGLGTLAFIIITKGKVPAYLGSSFAFIAPIIAAKASGGPGAAMIGTFMAGIVYAIVALIISKAGYKWIMNLLPPIVVGPVIIVIGLALANTAVGMAMNGPDGKYSMLHFSVALVTLAATIICSIYAKKIFSLIPILIGIIVGYSYAAIVGIVDFSPVVKAHIFEKPDFIFPFIDYKVHLTMNIVWLMIPVAIVTLSEHIGHQLVLSKVIGKDLIKDPGLHRSILGDGMSTIISALIGGPPKTTYGENIGVLAITRVYSVYVIGGAAVLAIVFGFIGKVTALISTIPTPVMGGVSILLFGIIASSGLRMLVDSKIDFGDKRNLVISSVILVIGIGGAMIDIKGVQIQGMALAAIAGVLLNLILPGREKMDESMFEKEGHSSDGTIDEHVA; encoded by the coding sequence ATGTCAAAACCAATACTGGATATAAATGAAAAACCGACACCGATGCAATGGATCACATTAAGTCTGCAGCACCTATTCGCTATGTTCGGTGCAACGATCCTGGTACCATATCTTGTCGGGCTAAGCCCTGCAATCGCTTTGATTTCAAGCGGACTTGGAACATTGGCCTTCATCATCATTACAAAAGGGAAAGTACCAGCGTACCTGGGGTCATCCTTCGCCTTTATCGCACCTATCATTGCTGCTAAAGCAAGCGGCGGTCCTGGTGCAGCCATGATTGGAACTTTCATGGCAGGAATCGTCTACGCCATCGTTGCACTCATCATCAGCAAAGCCGGGTACAAGTGGATCATGAATCTGCTTCCACCGATCGTGGTAGGTCCTGTAATCATTGTCATAGGATTGGCACTCGCCAATACAGCAGTAGGAATGGCGATGAATGGACCTGATGGAAAATACAGCATGCTTCACTTCTCTGTAGCACTTGTCACACTGGCGGCAACCATCATATGCTCCATATATGCTAAGAAAATATTCAGCCTGATCCCAATCTTGATCGGAATCATCGTCGGATACAGTTATGCGGCGATTGTAGGAATCGTAGATTTCTCACCAGTAGTAAAAGCGCATATTTTTGAAAAACCGGACTTCATTTTTCCCTTCATCGATTATAAAGTTCATCTGACAATGAATATCGTCTGGCTGATGATTCCTGTAGCAATCGTCACCCTATCCGAACATATCGGACATCAGCTTGTATTAAGTAAAGTTATCGGAAAAGATTTAATCAAAGACCCTGGTCTTCACCGTTCAATCCTGGGTGATGGCATGTCGACAATCATTTCAGCGCTGATCGGAGGACCGCCAAAAACTACGTACGGCGAAAACATCGGTGTACTGGCCATTACACGGGTATACAGCGTGTATGTCATTGGAGGCGCAGCCGTTTTGGCAATCGTGTTTGGATTCATCGGAAAAGTGACAGCATTGATCAGCACAATCCCTACACCGGTAATGGGCGGAGTATCCATCCTGCTTTTCGGAATCATCGCATCCTCCGGGCTCAGGATGCTTGTAGACAGTAAAATCGACTTTGGAGATAAAAGGAACCTGGTCATCTCATCCGTCATCCTTGTCATTGGAATCGGAGGAGCAATGATCGACATCAAAGGGGTCCAGATCCAGGGAATGGCTCTTGCTGCCATTGCAGGAGTATTGCTAAACCTGATTCTTCCGGGGAGAGAAAAAATGGATGAAAGCATGTTTGAAAAAGAAGGTCATTCTTCTGACGGAACAATAGATGAACATGTAGCATAA
- a CDS encoding YggT family protein, whose translation MTWILVALAKLVQLYSWALVIYILMSWFPNARETSIGRILTRICEPYLDPFRRIVPPIGMIDISPIVAFIVLNLAMSGIQQLIRWTI comes from the coding sequence ATGACTTGGATATTGGTAGCATTAGCAAAACTGGTTCAATTATATTCATGGGCGCTGGTCATTTACATTTTGATGTCCTGGTTCCCGAACGCAAGGGAAACAAGTATTGGCCGGATATTGACAAGAATTTGCGAGCCTTACTTAGATCCGTTCAGAAGAATCGTACCCCCTATTGGGATGATTGATATCTCCCCAATTGTTGCTTTCATCGTTCTGAATTTGGCAATGAGCGGGATCCAACAATTGATCAGGTGGACGATATAA